Genomic DNA from Gimesia aquarii:
AACAGTATTTCTGGGGCTTGATAAACATCCTTCAACTTGGATCCCAGTTGACTTTGTGCTGACTTCACCTGTTGTTGACTTGGATCAGAAAGAAAGACCTCTTTGACTTCATCAATTTCTTTCAGGGCAGAGAAGTAAGCACTTAAATGTGCCCCGGTTTCATTTGTTAATACAGCAACGGAAATCTGTTTAGCCATAAATGAATTCCTCCAGCTATTTTTAGCTTTGCCCAATCAGGATTGAGCCTCAACATTGCATTTTAAACTATTTCGTATATTTTATATAACTATATCAATTCTGCTTCGCCCCTTCCAGAATTCCTTCCTTTCTGGAAAGGTAGAGTCCCATATGTATCAGGATCAGTTTGTTGTTAGCAAGCCATTTAATCGCGCCAGGTAAAATTGACCTTATTGAAGTCTCTGAGCCCGAACTTTCACCAATTTCGCCACTTGGTTCTGGCCGAGGGGAAATTATTTTTCAACCCGAAACAACTTGTCTCTGTGGTTCCGATTTACCTTACTTTAGTGGAAGTGATGAATGGGAAATTGAAATAGGTCACTCTTTACACGAGATGATCGGGACAGTCACAGCAACGAATGGGCAGCGCTGGAAGGAAGGTGACCGGGTGCTCGCCGTCCCTGTCATGCAGCAGGGATTGCGGGAGCGATTTGTGCTCGATGAATTACGTACGATTCCGATTGCGACAAATATCCCCGAAGAACACGCGTTGATGGCTCAGCCTTTGGGAACGGCGATTTTTGCACTGAAAAAACTTCCCAATCTATTAGACCAGACAGTGGCCGTTGTGGGACAGGGGCCCATGGGCCAGTTAATGAATGCCTCATTAAGTAACATGGGGGCCAGAGAAATTATTGGGGTCGACCTACTAGAATCACGATTGCAAGTCAGCCCGCAAATGGGCGCAACCGCCACAATTTGTAATCAAAATTGTAATCTCATCGAAGCACTTCGTGAGATACTAAAAGGAGAATTACCAGATATTGTGATTGAAACAGTCGGTCATGCAGACCAGCAGTTCAATCTGTGTATTGATCTCTGTCGAGAAAATGGTCGTATTCTCGTTTTTGGTGTCCCCCCTGAAACGATTGATCAAGTACGTTGGCGGGACCTGCTCTTCAAAAACATTACCGTTCATACCAGCATTAACCCTGACTTCGAACGCGATTTTCCTTTGGCAATGAAGTGGTTGTCTGAAGGCAGGATCGATGTTGCCCCCATCATCACACACCGATTTCCATTGGCAGAAATTCAGCAGGCATTTGACCTGTTTCAAAATAGAACTGACGGAGTTCTTAAAGTGATTGTTGAATTTCCCTCCCTGCATTGATAATGATAGAGTAGATTCTACTTCAACAGACTGACTTTAAAACAAATGCGAGTCTTTTCATTTCACACACCATGTCAAAGGTAACCAATGAAATTGATACCCCATAATTATTGCCTTTTAACTCGTGTAACTCCTTGCTTCCTGCTCATTGTTTTGTTGATGAATCAGAGCCAAGCGGCTGAGACTCCTAACATTATTTACATTATGGCAGACGATCTGGGATATGGTGACCTCGGTTGTTATGGGCAGAAAGTGATCAAAACTCCCCATATCGACCAATTGGCAAAAGAGGGCATGCGGTTCACAAATCACTATTCCGGCCACACAGTTTGCCGTCCTTCAAGATTAGTCCTGCTTACGGGCATGCACAGTGGTCATACTCCTATCAGTCAAAATGAGCAATATTATTTTCCTGCTGGTGCTACCAGTGTAACAACACTCTTAAAAAAATCTGGATATGCAACTGGGGGAGTAGGCAAATGGGCATTAGGACCGCCTGAAACAACAGGGGTCCCCAGTATGCAAGGATTTGATTACTGGTTTGGATATCTAGATCAGGGAAACGCTCACAATTTTTATCCGGAGTTCCTTTGGAGTAATGAACAGGAAATCTCACTTCCTGGAAATAAAGTCGGAAACCAAAAAAGAGTCTCGGTTGAGCGTGAAACATATTCGCACGATCTATTAACACAAGAGGCACTGAACTTTATCAAGGTTAACCAAAAGAAACCTTTTTTCCTTCAGGCTCATTACACGATTCCGCATGCGAACAATGAAGGAGGACGCGCAACCGGCGACGGAATGGAAGTTCCCGAGTATGGAGAATATGCTGATCAGGAATGGCCAGCCCCGGAAAAAGGCTTCGCAGCAATGATCACGCGCCTGGATCGAGATGTCGGAAATTTCATCAATCTGCTGAAAGAACTGAATCTGGAGCAAAATACAATTATCTTTTTCACTTCAGATAATGGCCCTCACCAGGAAGGCATGCATCTGGTTGATTTCTTTAATTCGAACGGACCATTACGCGGTTACAAGCGAGACCTCTATGAAGGAGGCATTCGCGTTCCCTTAATTGTCAAATGGCCCGGCAAAATAGAAGCAAATTCGACGACGGATCACATCAGTGCATTCTGGGATTTTCTTCCGACAGCCTGTGAATTAGCTGGTATTAATCCACCACAAAATATAGATGGGATCTCATATCTTCCTACTCTACTTGGTGAATCCCAAACGGCCCACGATTCCTTATTCTGGAAATATCGAGGAAAAATCGCATTGAGATCCGGCAAATGGAAAGCCGTCCAAACAGGAAAGGAAAAGCCTCTGGAACTCTATGATCTCGACAAAGATGAGGGAGAGCACCACAATATCGCAGACGAACATCCCACAGTTACTGCCCACATGAAGCAGATGATCATTAAGAGTCAGTCGCCTCGCTGAATTTTTCTCCTGGAAGGCTAGCGATTTCTTTTTGCAGGTACTTCGTCAGATGATTTCATGGATTGGCTCTGTATGTTCAACTCCTACCAGCTTTTGATCCAAACCACCATAAAAATAAGACAAACGATTTGGATGAAGTCCCATCTGATTGAGGATTGTCGCGTGCAATCGTTTAACGTGAAATGGCTTCTCGACCGCTGCCGACCCCAATTCATCTGTTGCACCAACAGAAGTACCGCCTTTTATCCCTCCACCAGCAGTCCACATGGTAAAGCCAAAGGAATTATGATCACGTCCTGTGCCTTTTGCATACTCTGCCGTTGGCTGTCTTCCAAATTCACCGCCCCAGACAATCATGGTTTCATCAAATAATCCGCGAGATTTTAAATCCTTAATTAACGCAGCAATAGGTTGATCAGTATTGCCTGCATGAAAACTATGATTTTTTTCTAAATCGCCATGCGCATCCCAGTTGGAGTCATTATGATTTCCACCAGAATATAACTGAATGAAGCGCACACCTCGCTCAACTAGTCTGCGTGCCAACAGGCATCTTCTGCCAAAATCAGCGGTGCGGGGATTATTGAGCCCATATAATTCTTGTGTTTGCTTTGTTTCTGAAGAAATGTCTGCTGCTTCCGGTGCATGTTTCTGCATCTTGAAAGCCAGTTCGTAACTGGCAATACGAGCTGCCAGTTCCGAGTTACCAGTACGAGTAGCTTGGTGCTTCTGATTTGCTTCTTTTAAAGCATCCAACAATTCACGTTGAACTGCTTTACTCATTCCTTCAGGACGACGCAAATCAATCAACGGTGCCCCTTCAGAACGCATTGTGGTTCCTTGGTAAGTCGCCGGCATAAATCCACTCGACCAGTTCTTGGCTCCACTAATCGGACCTCCTGTCGGATCAAGCATGACGACATACCCGGGAAGATTTTCATTCTCAGTTCCTAAACCGTAATTAAGCCATGAACCAAGGCTGGGAAATCCACTCAGAATTCTACCCGAGTTCATCATCAACATTGCAGAACCGTGAATGGGAGAGTCGGCCGTCATCGATTTCAAAAACGCAATATCATCAACGCAGGTAGCCAAATGGGGAAATAGATCAGAGACCCACTGACCTGATTCACCATATTGTTTGAACTTCCATTTCGGGCCAACGACGCGTCCTTCATTTTTTTCACCGCCACGGCCTTTCGTTTTGACAGGGATCGTCTTGCCATCCAAACCATAGAGTTTTGGTTTGTGATCAAAAGTATCAACATGACTCGGACCACCATACATAAAAAGGAAGATCACACTTTTCGCTTTGGGCTTAAAATGCGGGTCTTTAGGCGCCAAAGGATTCTGATATTGGCCGACACCATCAGCGGCAACGGCTTGAGAATTCAAAAATCCATCAGCAGACAACATTCCCGTTAAAGCAACCGAAGCAAAACCGCCTCCCGCTTCCCATAAAAACTCCCGACGTGTACGACGGCAGAACTGTGCATGTCCAGCTGATTTCGTTTGCTGATCTACCAGATGATTTGATTTTAGTTCTGATGCCATAATTGATCCTTACACAAAATCAGAGACAAAATTTCCCAAGATCACTTAAATTTTCTTTGCATTAATCCAGATAAACAAATTCATTCCGATTCAGAATTGTTAAGCAGAAATATTCCAATGCCTGTTTTTCTTTCAGGGAATGCTTTTTCATCAGAGTATTAATTAATCGTACTCCCTCATCAACTTCATTCATCTTTGGTTGACGACCATAGGCCAGACGAATCGCGCGTATGACAAATTCGGAATGCGAATTTCTCACTTCTTCGAAAATTCTATTTGCAAAATGTTCGGCCTGCCGATTCACAAAGTCTCCATTAATCATTCCCAATGCTTGTGCCGGTTGTGTGGTCACAAATCGGACGGCACAGGTACTATCAGTATCTGCAAAGTCAAAATTGAAAAGCAGGGGAGTCACTAACGAACGCTTTACAAAAATGTAAATGCTTCTTCGTGCCCTTTCTTCCTCTGATGACTTACCCCATCCCTCACCGGGACGCGATTGGCCTTGTAACACTTCTTTCGATATCAAAGGGTAAAATCCGGGGCCGTACATTTTGGGATTCAGACGACCATTTACTTTCAATATGGAATCACGAACTTCTTCTGCACTAAGACGCCGCATGTTAAACCGCCAGAATAAATCATTGGCCGGATCGATGACTGCTGCCTGTTCTGAATACTGTGAAGACATCTGATAAGTATTCGACATCATGATCAATTTATGTAAGGATTTGAACTTCTGCCCACGTCCGACGAATTCGAGGGCTAACCAGTCCAGTAGTTCGGGATGTGTGGGTGGCATACCTAATTGACCGAAGTTGTTAGGTGACTGAACGATTGCCCGACCGAAGTGATGCTGCCAGATTCGATTGACGATCACTCGCGAGGTCAGCATGTTATCAGGATTCACAATCCACTCAGCCAGTACACGCCGTCTGCCGGATGTCTTTTGATCTTTATCAAGAGGTGGTATTTGTATCTCACTTTGCCCAAATATCCGCGGGAAACCCGGCTCCACCTTTTTCCCACGAACATGGGGATTTCCTCTTAAAAGCACAAAAGTTTCGCGCGGTGTTTTCAGACTGCGACTGACACTTAGCGCCATTTTTCGAGGAGGAAATTGCTTTCGACTCTCCTCCAGCTTCTGCATTTCATGCTTCATCGCCTGGTAGGTTTTGATTTGAGCCGGTTCCAAATACTTCTCCAATTTTTCTTTCAATAATTTTTTACGCTGATGGGTTTCAGATCGCCTTTGATCAACAGCCGACATTTTTTTGACGCCCGTCTGCTCGATTTGAAACATTTTTTTCTTAAGCTCTTTTTTCTCCACATCGTGCTTCGAATAGAGAGTAGAAATTTCAGGACCGGAAATATCGGTTTGATTAAAGGACCGTTGATCAGACCGTGTTCCATAAGAGTTCAAACCATGAAAAAACGCAAGAAAACTGTAATAATCCTCGTGAGGAATCGGATCGATTTTATGTTCGTGGCAACGGGCACAATTCAAAGTAAGCCCTAAAAAAACCTGACTTGTTGTCGAAACAATATCATCCATTTCATTGTAGTAACTCAGTAATTTATCAGCGGGTTCATCATCCCAGAGACCAAGACGATAATAACCAGTAGCAATGATTGTCTCACTTGATACATTTTCGAGTTCATCACCCGCCAATTGTTCTTTGACGAATTGATCATAGGGCTTATCACTATTGAAGGAACGAATCACATAGTCGCGAAAACGCCAGGCGTTTGGTTTCGCACCGTCACGCTCAAAACTGTTCGTATCAGCATAACGCACAAGATCAAGCCAATGACGAGCCCAGCGTTCTCCATAACGGGGCGAAGCTAACAGGCGATCGATCAATTTTTCGTAAGCATTGGGAGACTGGTCGTTGACAAACTGATCAACTTCTTCAGGGGTAGGTGGTAAACCCGTCAAATTAAAATAGGCCCGCCGAATCAGAGTCACGCGATCCACGGGTGGCGCAGGGGAGAGTCCCTTCTGCTCTAGTTTTGACAAAATAAATGCATCAATGGGGTTCTTAATCCACTTGCTTTGTCTAGTCTTTGGTGGTGTGCTTTTCTTGGGAGGTAGAAACGCCCAATGCTTTTTCCATTCAGCTCCCTGTTGAATCCATTTCCTGATTAAATTAATTTGTTCCTGTTTGAGACGTTCTCCCTCCGGAGGCATCTGATGATCTTCTTCTTGGGAAATGATACGAGTTAGCAGCTCGCTTTGTTCAGGGTGTTGAGGAACAATAGCGGTGGCTTCAGAATCTAACTGTTTAAAAGCGTGTTCACTCTGATCCAGACGTAAACCACCTTCTTGCACATCAGGTCCATGACATGCATAGCAATGCTTCGCCAATATAGGCTGAATCTGCTGTGTGAATTCAACGGCCGGAACCTTATCTTGCTGAACTGGTTTGGCGTTATTGGTTTCTGCCCATCCGAAAAGTGGCACACTAAGTTCGACAAATAGAACGATACCACAAAAAAGTAGCGTCTTGACTTTCAGGCTGAATCTGAAGGAACTTGTCCGTTTCATACTTAGCCCCTTTAAAAATGTACATTCATCAACTTATTATTTAAACGCCGTAAACTTAATCACAACTATAACGACTTGTCTCACTCTTGTCTATTCTCAAATGTAACTTGGATAATAGTCAATTCAAGATTAAACCGACCTAAGTTATTTGCCGTAAAGCCCCTCGAAATGATCTCATCCATCCAATGATTTACAGGTTTTCAAAGTAGACTGTCTGCAAATTAACTGATTGTGCTATAATTACTGACGCGCTGGTTAACTGGCATGTGCTTCTGATTTGAGGAGAATCCACTGGATGAATCGATTATTTCCTCCATTCTCAGGACGATTCTACCTGAGAAATGTTAACATCAGAATTCTTCTATGTGTCTGTATTTTGTTAATTTATCCATGTGCTTATCTACTGTCTAACGATGAGCAAGACGGACATCAGCTCATCGCGTTTTTAGATCCTCCCGCAGACAAAGATGTTCCAGACCAGACAGAACCTGAAAGTGAAGCCTCAAATAATCGTAAGGAGTTGATCCACCGCATCTATCGTAACAGAAGTTTGAGATCACAGTTCGAAAGAGCCGAGCACAAATTTCTGAATCAAGAAATCACCGAAGGCGCGCTACAATTAGAAAAACTTCTTGATCATCAGGAAGACTACTTCTTCTGGCCTGAAGGGCAATCCCGCCCGTTAAACTTCAGACAGCGTACGCGTGAACTTTTTTCAGTCGCTTCTCCACGAGCACTTTCAGATTATGAGAGAATTTCCGGCCCACAGGCAGACTGGTTTCTGAAGCAAGCGAAACAGAATCATGATCTGACGATGTACGAATACCTGGCGTTACGATTTTTCCCACTCCAGGCTGGTTTTGAAGCGCTAGACTATTTAGCCTCTCACTACTTGGAGCAAGGTAACTTCGATTTTTCAGCGCGCTATTGGGATCAATTATTGAATAGCAGAATTCATAAAAGACGAATGCGACCAACCCACTTTCTTAAAGCGGCAGTTGCATATCAACGATCTGGTCAACCTGAAAAAGTTTCCCAAATACTGACGGTCATAGGCACACTACCAGTCACAGTATCTGGTATCAAAAGTAACCTGTCTGATGCAATAAAGAGGGTAAACGCTTCACTTGAGAAAATGGATTTAAAAGAAAATCCTGGATGGTTTCTCTCGCAAGGAAATCCCCAACGAAACCGATCTATCAATGCCAGCCTGCCATATCTGAATCCTCGCTGGAGTCATCCGATAGCTCGAACCAAAAAATCCAGACCACTTGATACCTTAAGAAGCTGGCAAATCAAACAGAACAGAGAGGACCTCTCAACGGCTGTCGCAAATACTCCAATCGCAGTAGATAATCTGGTCATTTATCGAGACTTTGAAGGCATCAGAGCAGTCAATATAGAAACAGGGATAACATCCTGGTTATTTAAAAGCGATGGCAGTCTCAATAGTCTGATTGATCGTATTGAAAGCCAAACTCCTTCCCACTCAACTTATTCACAAAATTTACCGCTCGATAAATTCTACTACTTCAGTTCACTATACGGCTCACTTTCCACTAACGGGCAGCATGTGTTTGCCATAGATTATCTACCCAATCCAAGTCCTCAAATTCCACCACAATTGAATCTGGGGATTCGACGCCGAATTTCTCATTTCCCACTTGTCTCTCAGAGAGGAAACCGGCTCCTGGCTTTACCAGTGAAATTGACAACGGCTCGTTCAATCGATGATGCATCTGTTACTAATTCATCGACTTCTACCCAAAAAGACTCACTTCAAACAAAACCTGCCTGGAGTATTGATGGCTACTATTTTCTAGGCGCGCCTCTGCCTGTTGGTAACTATATTTATGCCGTTGCAGAACATAATAGTCAGATCTCTATACTTTGTATCAACCCGAGAAATGGAAACATCCATTGGAAACAAGGGATTGTCTATGTCAACCAGCCTATTCACTCAGATCGAAACAGAGCTCATAAGCAATGTCCGCTCGCCAGCAGTCAGGGGATTATCGTCTGCCCCACACAAATTGACACACTGGTTGCTATCGACGCAACTAATGGAGATTTACTCTGGAATTACTATTATGGTGAAGGAGACCATTACCGTAGAATTTCACAAAAACGATATTATGCTCCGGTTTCGTTTGGTCATCCAGGTCTGACCAGCGTACCAGTGATTGATAAAAATCGGATTTACTATTTGCCCAGTGGATCACCGTTCATCCATTGTATCGATTTGAAATCGGGCGTTCCGCTGTGGGATGAAGTTCCTCGAGAAGATGGCGAATTCGTTGCTGCCGTCGTTGATCAAACAGTTCTCATCATTGGCTCTGATTACTGCCGTGGACGACATATTGAAGATGGTCGAGAACTCTGGCATCTACATGTCGGACCCGTCACTGGCAAGGGAATTTTGTCGCGTAATAATTATCTCCTGCCAATTAAATCGGGAAGTCTACTCAGTATTCACATCCCTTCAGGAAAAGAATCCGGCTTCACTCTTAGTAACGCAACCCAAATTTCTGATATCCTGAACCGTGAGTTTAAACAAAAATTGCGACGCGGGGCCGAATATGCCTTCCAGCGTACATCTAAAGTTACACGGTCTCAGAGTAAAATTAGAACACAACACAATTGGTATCCTGGAAATATTATCGCACATCAGGGGCACATTATTTCGATAGGTCTTTGGCAAATCGATTCGTTTGCCCAGGCTGAAACAATGCTTGCCAGTTTGCCGCAAGATCAAGAAAGATCGCTCAATTCTGCAAAGGCTCAGAGTAATCAATTAATCAAAGCTGAATTGGAACTTTCACTCGGAAATCTGGAAAATGCAAAACGAAAACTCGAGGCCTTAATTTCTGTGCAGTCCGTTTCTCCGGTGAAAGAACGCTCGGAGTCACTGTTACGAGAATTACTCTACGCAGAATTAAACGAATCCAACCAAAACGAATTTCAGATATTGGCGAAAATTGAAGATCTAGCTTCCACACCTCTGGAGCGAGGTCGTTTCTTGTCACGAAAGTCAAAGTATCTACTTGAACAACAAGACTATCAGGGCTTGATGGAGATTGCTGAGGAATTTAAAAAGATCGATGTAGAGCAACCTTTAGCTATGGCGGGCGATACGAATCATCTGGTGACAGTAAAGAGCCTCATTAGCGGACTGATGGAAAAAGTAACACAAAAAGCGTCCCCAGGTGCACGCGAAGCAGTTGACTTGATTATTTCTAATGACCAGCATATAGCTCTCAACGATGGATCTGTTATCGCTCTACAATCATTTCTCGATACCTATGGTAGTTGGCCACAAGCAGTAGCAGTACGCAGTGCTTTGGCTGATCAATTGATAAAACAGGGAGAAAACCAAAGGGCAGAATTTTTGCTATTGGAAAATTACTCTAACCCCAATCCTGAAATAGCTGCTACTGCGACACGTCAACTACTGGAATTATGGGAATTGGCTGGTTTACCTCATGAAGCGGCTTCCTTATTACAAGATCTCAACGATCAATTTGCAAACGTGACACTCGATTCCGGAATCACAGGTTCTCAGTACGTGAAGCGTTTTAACCGTGCTTCGCAAGTGTGGACTGTTTTTCAAGCCATGCAACCTTTAAAACATTCCGTCTCACATGTTTCAATCAAACAAAGCCATACAGGTCCTGTACCACCGGCAACCAAAGTAATCTATAAAAATTACGAACGTAAATTTCTCCCTCCACCAGAAATTTCTCAACTCTTGCTGAAGGCAGGCACAACTCTTAATGTCGTCAACAAGCATGCTGGACAAAACATTGGGAAAGTAAAAATATCTGACCGTGTCTCCTATCCATATCAATCTCGCACTTCATTTGTAGGGCATTTCATTCCTCTTGGTAGTAATCGAATAATTCAGGGAGTTTCTCTGCTGCATCTTCAAGATGAATTATCTAAACCACTATGGACAGCAGAATTTGACAATTTGAGTAGTTCACAATCAGTGTTTTATGTAGGTCCATCCGGTCCGCGTGTCTGTATTTTTCAGTGGGATAATCAGTTATTTGGATTGAATCCTGCTACAGGCAAAGTTTTATGGGAGCGCAGAAACATTCCCACTAAATCAGGTTATTTAAGTGATTCCAGCAAGGGTTTGATCGGTGATCAAAAAGCAATTGTCGCTTTCAACATCAATCGGACAAATTACGATGTTTATAATTCGATCACGGGAGAATTGATTCGAAAAGGGGAACTGGAACTGAATAGCCGCTCGCGCCATGCATTCGGACGAAAGCTCTTTTATCAAACGACATCCACTACCGAAAAAAGAGTACGCTTGTGGGATCCGTTGACCGACCGATTATTACTTGATGAGCCAGTATTAAATTCAGGATTTTCAACACAGGTCTCCGCTAATGAACTGGCTATTCTACTGCCTCCCAATCGACTCAGAGTTTTGAATGTAGAGACGGGTGATACTGTTGTCGAATCGATAATCCCTGATAACTTACTTGAAAACTTAAACAAATTTGTCGGTTTTTCTGATAAGAAACGATACTACTTTAATTTCTCTTATACAACACCTCGCAGACGGTCTCCTCATCGTGACTTTTATGTGAGTGATTCTTTTTTAAATGTGGTGCATGTCGACAACGATTTAATCTGCATCGACAAAAAATCTGGAAGTATGCTTTGGAGCCGCAACCTTCCCAAACGGTCTTGGATTGATACTTCTCAATACCAACTTCCGTTTTTGATATTCATAAGTAAAATTCGGACTGAATCAAAAACCACAAGCTATTCTTTTCTCTTCGAGATCATGGACGCAAAAACGGGGAACACGATCGGTTTTAAAGAGAACATTATTAAAGACACACTTCTACAAATGCATATCGAACCACGATTGAATAAAATACTTCTACAAGGAATGAATAGTGCCATCGAAATTGATTTTCGTGATTTTCAGAAACCTCTGAAAAATATCTTTGATACGCCTCTCTAACAATTCATTAATTTGCTTGACCTGAACCTTTCGCATACATAGGCTGTCTCATAGAGAAATCAGCGGCTGTGGTATAATGGTATTACCCCAGCTTCCCAAGCTGGTGACGAGGGTTCGATTCCCTTCAGCCGCTCTCTTTCCTGTGCCTGTGAAATCACCACACACTCCAATGTTAATTTGGAAGTTGCGTGATTAAGCCAGAGTATAATCAAACTCGATAAAAAGTATGATCTGTGCTAGCTCTTCACTTGCCTCGTATCCGCCGAGCGAATTTGTTTGAGTTGT
This window encodes:
- a CDS encoding zinc-dependent alcohol dehydrogenase, with protein sequence MLASHLIAPGKIDLIEVSEPELSPISPLGSGRGEIIFQPETTCLCGSDLPYFSGSDEWEIEIGHSLHEMIGTVTATNGQRWKEGDRVLAVPVMQQGLRERFVLDELRTIPIATNIPEEHALMAQPLGTAIFALKKLPNLLDQTVAVVGQGPMGQLMNASLSNMGAREIIGVDLLESRLQVSPQMGATATICNQNCNLIEALREILKGELPDIVIETVGHADQQFNLCIDLCRENGRILVFGVPPETIDQVRWRDLLFKNITVHTSINPDFERDFPLAMKWLSEGRIDVAPIITHRFPLAEIQQAFDLFQNRTDGVLKVIVEFPSLH
- a CDS encoding arylsulfatase, whose product is MNQSQAAETPNIIYIMADDLGYGDLGCYGQKVIKTPHIDQLAKEGMRFTNHYSGHTVCRPSRLVLLTGMHSGHTPISQNEQYYFPAGATSVTTLLKKSGYATGGVGKWALGPPETTGVPSMQGFDYWFGYLDQGNAHNFYPEFLWSNEQEISLPGNKVGNQKRVSVERETYSHDLLTQEALNFIKVNQKKPFFLQAHYTIPHANNEGGRATGDGMEVPEYGEYADQEWPAPEKGFAAMITRLDRDVGNFINLLKELNLEQNTIIFFTSDNGPHQEGMHLVDFFNSNGPLRGYKRDLYEGGIRVPLIVKWPGKIEANSTTDHISAFWDFLPTACELAGINPPQNIDGISYLPTLLGESQTAHDSLFWKYRGKIALRSGKWKAVQTGKEKPLELYDLDKDEGEHHNIADEHPTVTAHMKQMIIKSQSPR
- a CDS encoding DUF1501 domain-containing protein, producing the protein MASELKSNHLVDQQTKSAGHAQFCRRTRREFLWEAGGGFASVALTGMLSADGFLNSQAVAADGVGQYQNPLAPKDPHFKPKAKSVIFLFMYGGPSHVDTFDHKPKLYGLDGKTIPVKTKGRGGEKNEGRVVGPKWKFKQYGESGQWVSDLFPHLATCVDDIAFLKSMTADSPIHGSAMLMMNSGRILSGFPSLGSWLNYGLGTENENLPGYVVMLDPTGGPISGAKNWSSGFMPATYQGTTMRSEGAPLIDLRRPEGMSKAVQRELLDALKEANQKHQATRTGNSELAARIASYELAFKMQKHAPEAADISSETKQTQELYGLNNPRTADFGRRCLLARRLVERGVRFIQLYSGGNHNDSNWDAHGDLEKNHSFHAGNTDQPIAALIKDLKSRGLFDETMIVWGGEFGRQPTAEYAKGTGRDHNSFGFTMWTAGGGIKGGTSVGATDELGSAAVEKPFHVKRLHATILNQMGLHPNRLSYFYGGLDQKLVGVEHTEPIHEII
- a CDS encoding PSD1 and planctomycete cytochrome C domain-containing protein, whose protein sequence is MKRTSSFRFSLKVKTLLFCGIVLFVELSVPLFGWAETNNAKPVQQDKVPAVEFTQQIQPILAKHCYACHGPDVQEGGLRLDQSEHAFKQLDSEATAIVPQHPEQSELLTRIISQEEDHQMPPEGERLKQEQINLIRKWIQQGAEWKKHWAFLPPKKSTPPKTRQSKWIKNPIDAFILSKLEQKGLSPAPPVDRVTLIRRAYFNLTGLPPTPEEVDQFVNDQSPNAYEKLIDRLLASPRYGERWARHWLDLVRYADTNSFERDGAKPNAWRFRDYVIRSFNSDKPYDQFVKEQLAGDELENVSSETIIATGYYRLGLWDDEPADKLLSYYNEMDDIVSTTSQVFLGLTLNCARCHEHKIDPIPHEDYYSFLAFFHGLNSYGTRSDQRSFNQTDISGPEISTLYSKHDVEKKELKKKMFQIEQTGVKKMSAVDQRRSETHQRKKLLKEKLEKYLEPAQIKTYQAMKHEMQKLEESRKQFPPRKMALSVSRSLKTPRETFVLLRGNPHVRGKKVEPGFPRIFGQSEIQIPPLDKDQKTSGRRRVLAEWIVNPDNMLTSRVIVNRIWQHHFGRAIVQSPNNFGQLGMPPTHPELLDWLALEFVGRGQKFKSLHKLIMMSNTYQMSSQYSEQAAVIDPANDLFWRFNMRRLSAEEVRDSILKVNGRLNPKMYGPGFYPLISKEVLQGQSRPGEGWGKSSEEERARRSIYIFVKRSLVTPLLFNFDFADTDSTCAVRFVTTQPAQALGMINGDFVNRQAEHFANRIFEEVRNSHSEFVIRAIRLAYGRQPKMNEVDEGVRLINTLMKKHSLKEKQALEYFCLTILNRNEFVYLD